One Helianthus annuus cultivar XRQ/B chromosome 7, HanXRQr2.0-SUNRISE, whole genome shotgun sequence genomic region harbors:
- the LOC110869238 gene encoding uncharacterized protein LOC110869238 — protein MYAETGLMFPYFQNFSSDVQQFDDFCHSQKFITCLDNLIQTSSTVSEYDLGGEGDLFKAPEPIIQQPLITLDPMTSAMSMISCGEDTISPQELKVTDIESFQKEEFLNDVFYECKSLLAKEATTGTGTGTESSPLSEVINFSFPVKSDENLVAKENVDPSCQIPKSMSSDSLNSMDWIQGAQVKSSFLNFSEIDFGNAYGMRRAFSEGDIKTLSDGNSYYPPLGQRISEDRLQKLSRYRNKKTKRNFGRKIKYACRKALADSQPRIRGRFAKTEESDMLRK, from the exons ATGTATGCTGAAACTGGCCTCATGTTCCCTTATTTTCAAAACTTCTCATCTGATGTTCAACAATTTGATGATTTCTGTCACTCACAGAAATTCATTACTTGCCTG GATAACCTAATTCAGACCTCCTCCACTGTATCAGAATATGATCTTGGAGGTGAAGGGGATCTGTTTAAAGCGCCAGAACCGATAATCCAACAACCTTTGATCACCCTTGATCCCATGACATCTGCCATGTCAATGATTTCTTGTGGAGAAGATACGATTTCCCCACAAGAACTTAAAGTTACAGATATCGAATCGTTTCAAAAAGAAGAGTTTCTGAATGATGTTTTCTATGAATGCAAAAGCTTATTGGCTAAAGAAGCAACAACTGGAACCGGAACTGGAACTGAATCATCACCGTTATCTGAAGTTATAAACTTCAGTTTCCCAGTTAAAAGCGATGAAAACCTTGTTGCAAAGGAGAATGTTGATCCATCATGTCAAATACCAAAAAGCATGAGCTCGGATAGTCTAAACTCTATGGATTGGATTCAAGGGGCTCAAGTTAAATCCAGTTTTCTCAACTTCAGTGAAATAGATTTTGGGAATGCTTATGGTATGCGAAGGGCTTTCAGTGAGGGAGACATAAAG ACACTATCGGATGGCAACAGTTATTATCCTCCCCTTGGGCAGCGCATCAGTGAAGACCGATTGCAAAAGCTCTCAAGATACAGGAATAAGAAAACAAAGAGGAATTTTGGCAGAAAAATCAAG TATGCTTGCAGGAAGGCGTTGGCAGACAGTCAGCCTAGGATCAGAGGAAGGTTTGCAAAGACAGAGGAATCTGACATGTTGAGAAAGTAA